Genomic window (Ancylothrix sp. D3o):
AAATGCCCTAAATAGTTTGTACCCCAAATTAACTCAAATCCTTCTTTTGTGACTCCTCTCCCGTCGAATATCCCGGCATTATTAACTAAAATGTGTAAGGGTAAATTTCTGTCTAAAAACAGCTTTACACAGTGACGAACGGACTCTAAAGAAGCAAGGTTTAAAGGTAAAAATTCTATGTTGGGGTTGCCGGTTGTTTGGCGAAGATAAGATATAGCTTTTGCGGCTTTTATTTCGGAACGAGAAGCAATAAAAACATGATTTCCTAATTTAGCTAAACCCGCAGATGTCATTAAACCCACACCTGAATTCCCGCCGGTAACAAGGCACACCTGCATAAATTTATTGATTTTTATAATTTTGCACGGTTTATTATATTACAAAAAAAGCCCCCAGAACCCCATAAATAAACTTTCTTCGCCGCAGCGAGATAGCATTTATGGGGAATTGGGGGGGATTTTCCGATTTAGTGAAGGGATTGGGGGGCCGGTTTTATCTGCCAATATATTTTTACAGGAATAAAAAAAGTAGGTTGGGTAGACAAACCCAACCCAATTTAGAAGAACTTAAGAAGCCTGATAAACCTTACCGGCTAAACCTGGAAAAGACCGCGCATCTTTTGGCTTAATAAACACTTCCTGACCGGCCTGCGGTGCCAACTCTGCAAACTGTTCTCGGTTCAAATGTGCAACAATAATTTGCTCATCCATCAACATTAATTCTAATTGAATTTCCCAGCCTAAATGAGTAATGCGCTTAATTGTTGCCGGCACAGTTGCATTATCAGAATAACTCTGCACAACAATATCGTGAGGACGTACAAAAACTTCACTCTGCATCGATTCAATTTTATTATCTCGGAATAACCGTGTGCTACTCGGTAAAACATTCACCGGCCCGATAAATTTCATCACAAAAGGTGTCGCCGGATTATCATAAATTTCTGCCGGTGTTCCTACCTGTTCAATACGTCCTTGATTCATCACCACAATCTCATCTGCTACCTCCATTGCTTCCTCTTGATCATGCGTCACAAAAACACTCGTCACATGAACTTCATCATGCAGCCGGCGTAACCACGCACGCAACTCTTTTCTCACTTTTGCATCCAAAGCGCCGAAGGGTTCATCTAATAACAACACCTGCGGTTTAACGGCCAAAGCTCGCGCTAAAGCCACCCGTTGTCTTTGGCCGCCAGAAAGTTGCGATGGATAGCGATTTCCTAATCCACCCAGTTGAATTAAATCTAACAATTCTTCGACTTCTCGTTTAATTTCCGGCTTGGAACGTTTACGGATTTCTAAACCAAAGGCGATGTTTTGACGAACCGTTAAATGCTTAAACAAAGCATAGTGTTGAAAAACAAAACCAATATTGCGACGGCGAACATCTAAAAACGTGCTATCTTGTCCATTAATAATAATTGCACCAGTGTCGGGTTGTTCTAGGCCGGCAATCACCCTTAACAGCGTTGATTTTCCTGAACCTGACGGCCCCAACAAAGCCACTAAAGTATTTTCTTTAACATTCAAACTGACTTTATCTAAAGCCTTAAAATCTCCAAAATCTTTGCAGACATCTTTAACTAAAATACTCACAACAATCCTCCCAAAAAAATCCTTAATCTTTGACAAACAATTAACAAGTAAACCAATTAGTGCGTCGAATGCTTGTGGTGCGTGCGTCGTTCTAAAATTTCCTTCAGAACTAAAGTTACTACTGCCAGCAAAGCCAGAATAGCAGCAGCGCCAAAAGCAGCCTCAGTTTGATAATTTTTGTAGGCGTGTTCTACGAAAGAAGGAAGAGTGAGAGTTCGGCCAGCAATTCCCCCTGAAACCACCGAAATTGCCCCAAATTCTCCCATCGCTCTTGCGTTGGTTAGCAAGACTCCGTAGAGTAAACCCCAGCGGATATTAGGGATAGTAACCCGCCAAAAAATCTCCCAATCTTTGGCTCCCAAAGTCCTCGCCGCTTCTTCTTGTTCCGGCCCAATTTCTTCTAAAACTGGGATCACTTCTCGTGCGACAAAGGGCAAAGTTACAAACATTGTAGCAATCAACATCCCCGGCAAAGCGTAAATAATTTTTATGTTGATTGAATTGAGAATAGGCCCGAACCAACCATTGCGCCCATAAAGCAAAACAATCATCAAACCGGCCACCACTGGCGAAATTGCAAAGGGCAAATCCACAATACTCATTAAAAATGCACGACCGCGAAATTGATTACGCGCAATCACCCAAGCCGCACATAATCCAAAAATTGTATTTAATGGAACCGCAATCGCAGCAATGGTGAGCGTCATTTGCAATGCGTGCTGAAATTCTCGCTTACTCGTAGCCTCTACAAACTGCTGAAAACCGTTGTGGAATGCTTCATAAAAAACCGCTACAGCAGGAATAAACAAGACAAGCATTAAATAGACAATTGCCACGCCAATCAAAATACTTTTGGCTGATATTTTCTGACTTTCGCCTCTAGTATTTCTGGGGAAAGATTTAAGACTACCCTGCATAACGACGTCCCCACTGTTGCAATCCATTGATAACTAAAAGCATCGCCAATGACACCAATAACAAAACTGTTCCGATCACCGTTGCACCGGCATAATCATATTGTTCTAATCGCTGAAAAATCAACACCGGCGCAATTAAATCCCTGTAAGGAATACTCGAAGAAATAATCACCACCGATCCATATTCCCCAACTGCCCTCGAAAAACCCAAAGCAATGCCGGTGAGAATCGGAGGAACTAACGGAGGCAAACTAACACGCCAGAAAGTTTGCCAATCGGATGCACCCAAAGACCAAGAAGCCTCCTCTATTTCTTTTTCCATTTCTTGCAAAACCGGCTGCAAAGTCCGCACCACAAACGGCAGCGAAATAAACAGCATTGCCACCAAAACCCCCAACCGGGTAAAAGCAATTTTAATCCCAAACGGTGTAAAAAATTGCCCAATCCACCCTTTATCACTATAAAGCGTAGCTAACACCAAACCGGCCACCGAAGTCGGCAAAGCAAAAGGTAAATCAACAGCAGCATCTATCAGCTTTTTGCCAGGAAATTCATAACGAACTAATACCCAAGCAACTAAAGTCCCCATCACCCCATTAATAGCGGCTGCAATTAAAGAAGTAAAAAACGTCACATCATAAGCAGAAAGTGCTTCAGGAGAAGTTGCAATCCGCCAAAATTCTGCCGGCCCAACTGTAATAGATTTCGTAATAAGTGCGGTAACTGGCAGCAACAACATGAAAATTAAGTAAATTATTGTTACTGTCCAAGGCCAGGAAATTGTTTGCAGCTTTTCGATTACTGTTGGCCAAAGTTTAGGCCGATCCAACGAATTGAGCATAAGCCTCTTTATCTAAAATTTAAAAGTGGATGGAATTAATTTTTTTAGCATTCGTTTCCGGGGTCTTTTGATATCAAATAAAACTATCGGAATTCCTATCACAAATAGCCCCAACATTAAAGCCACTATTACTAGGGCCGATCCTTCTCCTTTAAACGACTTTCCGTTTGTCATAACCAGCACCTTGAAAAAATGAAAGGTTTACATTACACCTAAGATTTTTAAGTATTTAGGGGCAACAATTACCAGCCGTCTTGTTCTTCTCCCTGACGCGGCCACAATTGCACATTCAAATCAGAAAGATAGATGAGAGCATTATCTATTTCTTGCGAACTACCTCTTAACTCAAGCTCAAACCATCCAGATTCTTTTGAATTTGCTGTTAGCAATGCCGCCAAAATGTTGACTTGCAAGCCATAGTGAGAAGCTAAATACGAGATGACTGGTTCTTGATGGTATTGCCGGGGAATTTGCACTCGAATACGAGTTTGAGTTAGGCGGCTATCTTCGGGTTGTTCAGTGTTTTCTTTTTCTAAACTGGGGGCCGATACTCTGAGATTGTCAATCATATTTACTTCTCCTTAGCTTAACAAGTCTGTAACGTTATCTTGAGCCGGCGTTCTTCGCTTGCATTTTGTCAAAAATCGCCTGATCATCAAAGAATTTCTTTTGCACTTCTTTCCAATCCCCTAACTCTTTGACGGTAAAAAGCTTATCTATTTTTGGGTATTTTTCGGCAAATTCTGTAGCCACGCTTTCATCAACCGGCCTGAAACCAACTTTCGCAAATTCTCGCTGTGCTTCTGGAGTAAACAAAAACTTAGCAAACGCTTCTGCTACTTCACGAGTCCCATTTTTATCCACATTCGCATCCACCACCGCAACCGGGCTATCAATTGAGATGTTATAGTCAGTCGGGATGCTGTAATTAGCTGTTTTTCCTTCTGCCTTCGCCAGCAAAACTTCGTTTTCGTAATTAATCAAAACATTGCCTTGCCCTTGCTTATAAAAAACGTCCGTTGCTTCCCTTGCATCTTTTGGCAACACCGGCACATTTTTAAACACTCTTTCCACAAAACTTTGGGCTTGTTCTTCTGTTCCTCCCGCTTGTGTCACCGAACCCCACAAAGCTAAAAAGTTCCACCGCGCACCCCCTGATGTTTTCGGGTTAGCTGTAATTAATTTAATGTTGTCATTTGCCAAATCAGACCATTTGTTAATTTTCAAATTTTCATCGCGCGTAACAAGGGCGGCGACAGATTTATGCACAATCGCATCATTAGGTAATTCTTGTTCCCAACCAGGTTGAATCAAACCGGCTTTTTCAATTTTTTGCGTATCTAAAGCCAACGCCAAAGCGACCACATCCGCTTCTAAACCATCAATCACAGCACGAGTTTGCGAACCCGAACCACCATAGCTTTGATCAAACTCCACCGTTTGGCCGGTTTTGGCTTTCCACTGTTCAACAAATTTAGGAATGATTTGCTGGTAAGCCTTTTCCGTGACGGCGTAGGAAACAAGTGTCAATTTGACTGGTTTGTTTGCTGTTCCTTGTGTTCCTTGTGCTGTTTGGTTACTCCCACTTGAGCAGCCAGCAATCAGCCCACTTAGGGCCATCCCTGTGACCATTAACGCGGTCATTTTCAGAAGGGGGCGGCGGCGAAATTTTGAGAGTTCAAGCTTCATAGATGGCTCCTTGCCAAGGTCGAGGTTTATGGATGTTTTTAAGTCGAATCCGTTTGTTATTACGATTGTATCCTAAATGTTTTTAAATGCAAGTAGCATTTGTAACCAATTTTTCTCTCAGGCCGATTTCATGCGAAAATCAGATGTAGTCTAGTTTTCAGCTATCAGTCCTTGTTTTATTTAATTTAATCTGCATGATTTAAAAAAGCTAAAATTCGATATATCAATCAGTTTTGAAAACTAGAAAACCAGCCCTTTAAAATAAAAAATTTCCTTCGGCGGTTGGTTCCAAGCAAACTAGCGCAAGTTAAAAACTGTTAAGCAGACAGGAGAGTAAAAGTTAGGTATGCCAAAAAAAGCCAAAGAAGCCGAGACAGACTTACTCGGACAACTCATTGAGAGCAATTACTTATTCAGGGAACTAGATAAAGAATGGTTGGGCCAATATTTACCGCCAGACAGCCTCAAATTAGAAAAGCTTTACTCCAGCCGGCCAGTTTTCACCGCTTTTCGCCCCGGCGCTTCCCTCGACTCGCTTTATCTGCTGCTCAATGGTGGGCCGGTGATTATCCGCAGCAGTCCTTTAGATCGCGTCATCGCCATTAGTTATCCGGGGGGGTGTTTTGGAATGAGAAATTTAGCTTTCAGCTACGGAAAGGTGTTTACGGCGTTTCCGAGTTTGGTGGAAGCCTACAAAACAACCAACGCCATTAAAATTCCTTTGCCGGCTGTGGAGGCTATTTATAATGACAGCCAGATTTTTCAACAACGCTACGCACTCTTATTTGAGTTGCGCGAAAAGTTTCTTTATCACTTGCTCAATTGCAGCGCTTACCCGCCGCAAGCGGTGGCTGCCTTGTTGAGAGCGCTGGTTTATCAAGAACGAACGCTAGGCAATCAACCGGATAAAGAAGGAGTTTATCTATTTGATTTGCCGGTGGAAGTCATCGCCAGAGCCAGCCAGCTTAATAATCGCACCGTTGAACAAGTCTTGAAAGGTATGCAGCAAGTAGGCTTAATTGAAAGCCCTAACAAAAGCGATACCTCCGATGATGTGGTGCGAGTGATTGATCCTGAAGGTTTAAAAGAAGTGTATAGCGCCACCCGCGATAAAGTCTCGTGGTGGCCCTTAAGGTAGAGTCGGCTTGGCCCACCGGCATGATTAGGGAAAGAACTAGAGGCCGGTGGCCTACAATTCATCTAATTTGGCCCGAACCGCTTGAATATCTTGCCACATCAACCACTTGGGACTGCCTTTCTCTTGAGAAGGGTTTCGTAACAAGTAGGATGGGTGAAAAATTGGCATACATAACCGGCCCTCCCATTCGATCCAAGTACCGCGAATTTTGCTGATCGCACTTTTGTTGCCGGTTAGCGCTTTCACAGAAGTGGCGCCGGTCAGCAAAATAACTTTCGGGTCAACAAGACGAATTTGCTCTAATAAATAAGGCTTACAAGCGGCAATTTCTTGGGGCGTGGGGACACGGTTTTCTGGTGGCCGGCACTTATTGATATTACAAATATAAATATCCTGCTCACTATTAAACCCAACCGAAGCGAGAATTTTTTCTAAAAGCTGACCGGATCTGCCCACAAAAGGCAAGCCGGTTTCATCTTCATGCTGCCCCGGCGCCTCGCCAATAATCATCAAATTAGCTTGAAGATTTCCCCTTCCTACCACAGCATGAGTCCGACTTGCCCCAAGTTCGCAACGGTAACACTCATTGCAGTGTTTAGCCAATTGAGTCATGCTGAGATAAGTACCCGCAGGTATAGGAATTTTGGCATCCTTGGGGATAAAGTTTGTTTGCGCTGAGGTCAACACTTCCTCAGAGTCATCATTAACCGGCAAGTCAAAAAGGCTAAGCTGTTTTTCGTCGGACATATCTATAAAAAACCAATAGTATTTTTAATTTTACTTTTTATATTTTTTTCTCAAGGCATTTCCAAAAAAATCAGCCATCATAGAATCAGGAGACGCCAGGGGGCTGTGGGTTTTATGCTAGAAAAGCCGTTGTTTTGCGACCGGACGGATGCCGGAAATCAGTTAGCGGAGTTGGTGTTTGATGCTTTTAACCAGCTTGATACGGCTTCCATTGCTCCACCCATTGTTTATGCTTTACCTAGAGGTGGCTTGCCGGTGGCGGTGCCGGTGGCTCGCCGGCTGAGTTGCCCCCTGAGTGTGATTTTGGCAAAAAAAATTTCCCGTCAAGAAAACCCCGAATTAGCTATTGGTGCTTGCACGGCTGCTGGTGATGTTGTTTGGTCGCCTAATCGCGTTGTTAGCAAGCTCAACTCACAAATACGCGACTCAGCTTTACAGCAAGCACAACAAAAGGCGCAGGCTCAAATGAGTCAATTTGCACCAGTCTTACCTGAAGTTAACCCCGAAGGTGCTTTAGTGATTTTAGTTGATGATGGCATCGCCACCGGCATGACTGTAGCCGTCGCCGCGAAGGCATTGCGAGCCCAAAAACCGGCGCTTTTATGGGTGGCGGCGCCCGTCGCACCGGCAGAAATACATGATAGTTTATGCGAGTGGGCAGACTGCGTTTTACTTTTAGCAACGCCGGATCGTTTTTTTAGTGTTAGCCGGTTTTATGAACAATTTCCCCAAGTTGAAATGATAGAAGCGCTGGCTTGTCTGGATGATCACAACCTTTGGTTAGCCGGTCTTTCCCAACCCCCTACTTAAGATTTTTTTGTAGCACAAATTACTTATTCCTATTTATCTGTCTTCATTTTTTTTCCTAATCAATCAAATCGCTGCCATTCCCACGACCAAAAATGTTAAACTTCATAAAATATCATTAACTCAAAAGCTTTGCATTTTCCCCATGAGACTCAGGCAAATTTGGTGGCAAACCCTGACCGTAGTTAACCAGCAAAATCCCTCTAAATTCATCGAACTGCTAATGTTGCTATTAGCTTTTGTTTTGGCTGGCATCTGGTTTTTTCATCAGGCTCAATGGCCGTACCTGGTACTGTGTGCCAGTTATATTGTTGGTGTTGCGGCTTCGATCTTGGTAGGAGAGTCGCTTGCTCCCTCTACCACAGCCAGACAAACCAGCGCAGCTTTTGCTTTTTTATTGGCGGTATTGTTTGCGTTTTTTAGTATTGGGCATTTAATGGTTTCGACAGGAAGTTATTAATCAATTTAACTGCTGCTATTTTGAATAAGGCTGGTAGATAATTAAACGGTTTCCTGCCGGATCATAAGCATAAATTTCTCTGCCATGAGAAGCGGTTAAAATCTCTCCTGGGGGCGGATATCCCAGCTTGTGTAAGTGTTTTATGGCGGCTTCTAAATCGCTTACTTGTAAACACAAACTCATGCCGTTTTTTGCTTGATTGCTAAACTCTTGTTCGTTGCTTTTTTTAGGGCAAAAAATTCCTAATCGCAGCCCCGGAAGCTGAAACTCGCTGTACACATTGGGAATATGCGGCTGGGGATCTAAATTTAAAAGCTGCCGGTAAAATTCCACAAGGCTTTGACTGTTAGCACCGGCCAGGGTAACGAGGGCTGCTTGACATTGAAAAACCATAAAAATCTCAGATTAATTTTAAAAAGTTATCCAACCTTTTCAAGAAACAATCGCCACCCTTTGAAACCGAAGACCTAGATCAAAGAAATCTATTAAAGCTTAATTAATAAACTTGTATAACCCCCAAAGGGGGTTTTTTTCATGCAGATACTCTTTAACCAGTAGCCTTGCTATTCTTTAGAACTCGGTGGAGTTGTACCAACGGCTTGCGCTCGCTCTTCGCGTTTTTTGCGATCTGCTTTGAGCGTGTCTTCTAAGACAATTCGCGCCTGCGCCATTTTTTCTAAATTACTACGGTAAAGATCAAGGTCTTTTTGCACTTTGTCTTCGGGCAGGTGGAGGGCAGGGCAAATTTTTTGCAATACCTCTAGGCGCTGCTTTTCGTCTTTAATTAAGTCGGGGCTGCCCACTTCCAGAAGAGTAAACAAACCAATGGCAAATAACCGGCTGTACTTAAAGCGAGAATTGTGGGCAATGGCTTCGAGTTGCGGTTGCAGATCACCGGCACTTGGTGGAACGTTGGTTTGGCTCAACCAGCCGATGATTTCTTCTATGGAGGCGTTTTTAGCAAAGGCTTCTAAACGCTCTGCATCTTGGCGATATTTGTGGGGATCTTGCTCAAGGGCTTTACAGATGGCATTAAAGATTGACTGCTTATCTTGTTCGGGGACATACCCTTGCATAAAGCGGTCAAAACTGGTAACCACTCCCAGGGCAAAGATTGGATCGTAGTTAAAGTCTACGTTAACGGAAAGCAAGTGCATTTCCACCATTAATTCTTCGACCACCCGCCGGTAGATCGAGTTGATGGGGCGGGTGTGGATGGTATAGAAAGCTCGCTTGGTATCTGAAACGGTGCGGACGTTGTTCACGCTAAAACACTACAAGGGTAAGGTATCTTTATTTTCTATCTCGAATGATACCTTTGCCAAGGCTCTTGGGGATCAGGTGATTGGATCTGGGCTACTTTTCTCTGGATTTTTGTTTTTGAGTTCGGTCGCTACGAAGCCAAATTTGGCAAGGCATTTAAGGCAATTTTAATAAAAAGCACATTTATTTATCTCTCCAATCATTTATTCTTAAAGACTTTCTAACGCATCTGAATTATATTTTGCGGTAGACTTGCAATAACATGGCAAAATTTAAACTTTAAAATCCTTGGCTCTAAAATCCGATGTCTGTATCTACTGAAATAATGACTTTGGCTGGCTACTTAGCCGGCGAATTTGACAACAAAGCCCAAGCAATAGAGGAACCGGCCTGGTATGTTCATCTACGGTTATGGAAAAGACCGCTGCCGGTGCAATTATTTTCTCAAAACAGCCTCATCTTATTTGCAGAACAGGCAAATATTGTATCCCTCGATAAACCTTACCGGCAGAGAATCTTAGAGATTGGCCCATCTGCCGATGGCGGCGTCCAAGTGCAATACCATCAACTTAAAGATCCGGCAGCGTTTCGGGGGGCTGGCGCTAACCCCGAATTGCTGAGCCGGTTGACACCCGATGACATGGAATTTTTGCCTGGGTGTACCCTCAAAGTTACTCAACAACCCTTAGAGGCCGGTGAGTATCAATATCAGGCCACCTTAAGACCAGGTGCACGTTGCTGCTTTACATATCAAGAAGAAATCCGCCAAGTGTCCCTCGGCTTTGAGGCGACACCGGCTCAATTACTTGTGTATGACAAAGGAATAGACCCAGCCACAGGCAAAGCGCTTTGGGGCGCACTCCTCGGCCCCTTTCGATTTACCAAGTGCCAGGATTTTTCACGAGAGCTACCCATAGAAAAGTCTTGAGGGAGCCTAAAAAAACATGAATCACCGCTTTGATCCTTGAGGTCAATGCGAAAACGAAAGCAGGAAGGCCGGCAAATTAACTGGCACGAGGAACACCCTCTAAAGCCTCCTCCTCAGTTTCAAAAATCTCAAACACAGAATCCATCATGGTGACTTCAAACACCAGTTTGGCTTCTGGATGGACATTGCAAATGCGGAAACTGCCTTTTACCTTATCTGCATCTCGCATACCGGCCACCAGTGAAGTGAGGCCAGAACTATCGATAAAATTCACTTGACCCAGATTCACAACGATATGGCGACTAAGCTTGGAAATACACTCTTGCAACTTTAAGCGAAATTGCCAAGCTGTTGTAATGTCCAGGCGTCCAGTGGGTGCCAAGACAATAACCGTTGTGCCGTCTTGGGTTGTGTGGGTTTTTTGCTCTATATGAATCACGAACCCTCCCCTCGCTTCGGATAGACTTTGAAGCCGATCTGGCAACAGATCGCGCTTATAACTGTAAACGAAACCGACAACTTTTTATATCTTAATGTAGCGAGATCCAACAGCCAAATTTACGAATGAGGATTCGCCCGCGATACGAATCCCCAAAAAAACTATGATGACTTTTTTCGCTTGTCTTACCGCTCTGGCCAAAAGTGTCAGAAATTGCCTAGCTGTGCTGAGTGGGTGTCCAGTTTGCCCAGTCTTGAGGCTTAAGGAAAGTGTTGTAAAGTTCGGCTTCGCGGCTATTGGCTTCGGGTTGATAGCCATACTCCCAACGCACCAAAGGCGGTAAAGACATCAAAATCGATTCTGTACGGCCATTAGTTTGTAAGCCGAAAATCGTTCCCCGGTCATAAACCAAATTAAACTCGACATACCGGCCCCGACGATATAGCTGGAAATTGCGCTCATTTTCGCCATATTCCATTTGCCGCCGGCGCTCAACAATAGGCTGGTAGGCGGGTAAAAATGACCTTCCGCAGTCTTGGATAAATGCAAATAAGTCTTCCCAATTGCGGGGGGTAGGGCTGCCGATTTCGCGGCTGTGATGGGCTGCGGGGCCGTTTTGATCGGGGCCGCGATAAAGCTCACCAAAACCGTCTTGATAGTCAAAAAAGATGCCGCCTACGCCGCGAGTTTCATTGCGGTGCTTTAAATAGAAGTATTCATCACACCACTTTTTAAACACTGGATAGTATTCGTTGTGATGGTTATCGCAAGCTTTTTTGAAGGTTGTGTGAAAATGGGCTGCATCTTCGGCAAAGCCATAATAGGGGGTTAAATCTGCCCCACCGCCGAACCACCAGACCGGCCCTGCTTCAAAATAACGATAGTTGAGGTGTACGGTAGGAATGTAGGGACTGCGGGGGTGTAGAACCATAGAGGTGCCGGTGGCATAAAATCCGTGACCGGCTGCTTCGGGGCGTTGAGTCAAAATGGACGGTGGTAGCTGAGTGCCCCACACTTCTGAAAAATTAACACCACCTTGCTCAAATACTCCTCCTTCACGAATAACACGAGAGCGACCGCCGCCCCCTTCTGGGCGTTCCCAAGAGTCCTCAATAAACGTGCTTTGGCCGTCCAACTCCTCCAAACCTTTGCAAATTTCGTCTTGCAGTTGTTTCATAAACTGGCTGACTCGTTCGCGGGAGTCTTTTCCTGGC
Coding sequences:
- a CDS encoding sulfate/molybdate ABC transporter ATP-binding protein, which encodes MSILVKDVCKDFGDFKALDKVSLNVKENTLVALLGPSGSGKSTLLRVIAGLEQPDTGAIIINGQDSTFLDVRRRNIGFVFQHYALFKHLTVRQNIAFGLEIRKRSKPEIKREVEELLDLIQLGGLGNRYPSQLSGGQRQRVALARALAVKPQVLLLDEPFGALDAKVRKELRAWLRRLHDEVHVTSVFVTHDQEEAMEVADEIVVMNQGRIEQVGTPAEIYDNPATPFVMKFIGPVNVLPSSTRLFRDNKIESMQSEVFVRPHDIVVQSYSDNATVPATIKRITHLGWEIQLELMLMDEQIIVAHLNREQFAELAPQAGQEVFIKPKDARSFPGLAGKVYQAS
- the cysW gene encoding sulfate ABC transporter permease subunit CysW, translated to MQGSLKSFPRNTRGESQKISAKSILIGVAIVYLMLVLFIPAVAVFYEAFHNGFQQFVEATSKREFQHALQMTLTIAAIAVPLNTIFGLCAAWVIARNQFRGRAFLMSIVDLPFAISPVVAGLMIVLLYGRNGWFGPILNSINIKIIYALPGMLIATMFVTLPFVAREVIPVLEEIGPEQEEAARTLGAKDWEIFWRVTIPNIRWGLLYGVLLTNARAMGEFGAISVVSGGIAGRTLTLPSFVEHAYKNYQTEAAFGAAAILALLAVVTLVLKEILERRTHHKHSTH
- the cysT gene encoding sulfate ABC transporter permease subunit CysT, which codes for MLNSLDRPKLWPTVIEKLQTISWPWTVTIIYLIFMLLLPVTALITKSITVGPAEFWRIATSPEALSAYDVTFFTSLIAAAINGVMGTLVAWVLVRYEFPGKKLIDAAVDLPFALPTSVAGLVLATLYSDKGWIGQFFTPFGIKIAFTRLGVLVAMLFISLPFVVRTLQPVLQEMEKEIEEASWSLGASDWQTFWRVSLPPLVPPILTGIALGFSRAVGEYGSVVIISSSIPYRDLIAPVLIFQRLEQYDYAGATVIGTVLLLVSLAMLLVINGLQQWGRRYAG
- a CDS encoding NIL domain-containing protein — translated: MIDNLRVSAPSLEKENTEQPEDSRLTQTRIRVQIPRQYHQEPVISYLASHYGLQVNILAALLTANSKESGWFELELRGSSQEIDNALIYLSDLNVQLWPRQGEEQDGW
- a CDS encoding sulfate ABC transporter substrate-binding protein translates to MKLELSKFRRRPLLKMTALMVTGMALSGLIAGCSSGSNQTAQGTQGTANKPVKLTLVSYAVTEKAYQQIIPKFVEQWKAKTGQTVEFDQSYGGSGSQTRAVIDGLEADVVALALALDTQKIEKAGLIQPGWEQELPNDAIVHKSVAALVTRDENLKINKWSDLANDNIKLITANPKTSGGARWNFLALWGSVTQAGGTEEQAQSFVERVFKNVPVLPKDAREATDVFYKQGQGNVLINYENEVLLAKAEGKTANYSIPTDYNISIDSPVAVVDANVDKNGTREVAEAFAKFLFTPEAQREFAKVGFRPVDESVATEFAEKYPKIDKLFTVKELGDWKEVQKKFFDDQAIFDKMQAKNAGSR
- a CDS encoding Crp/Fnr family transcriptional regulator produces the protein MPKKAKEAETDLLGQLIESNYLFRELDKEWLGQYLPPDSLKLEKLYSSRPVFTAFRPGASLDSLYLLLNGGPVIIRSSPLDRVIAISYPGGCFGMRNLAFSYGKVFTAFPSLVEAYKTTNAIKIPLPAVEAIYNDSQIFQQRYALLFELREKFLYHLLNCSAYPPQAVAALLRALVYQERTLGNQPDKEGVYLFDLPVEVIARASQLNNRTVEQVLKGMQQVGLIESPNKSDTSDDVVRVIDPEGLKEVYSATRDKVSWWPLR
- a CDS encoding uracil-DNA glycosylase family protein yields the protein MSDEKQLSLFDLPVNDDSEEVLTSAQTNFIPKDAKIPIPAGTYLSMTQLAKHCNECYRCELGASRTHAVVGRGNLQANLMIIGEAPGQHEDETGLPFVGRSGQLLEKILASVGFNSEQDIYICNINKCRPPENRVPTPQEIAACKPYLLEQIRLVDPKVILLTGATSVKALTGNKSAISKIRGTWIEWEGRLCMPIFHPSYLLRNPSQEKGSPKWLMWQDIQAVRAKLDEL
- a CDS encoding phosphoribosyltransferase, translating into MLEKPLFCDRTDAGNQLAELVFDAFNQLDTASIAPPIVYALPRGGLPVAVPVARRLSCPLSVILAKKISRQENPELAIGACTAAGDVVWSPNRVVSKLNSQIRDSALQQAQQKAQAQMSQFAPVLPEVNPEGALVILVDDGIATGMTVAVAAKALRAQKPALLWVAAPVAPAEIHDSLCEWADCVLLLATPDRFFSVSRFYEQFPQVEMIEALACLDDHNLWLAGLSQPPT
- a CDS encoding VOC family protein; the encoded protein is MVFQCQAALVTLAGANSQSLVEFYRQLLNLDPQPHIPNVYSEFQLPGLRLGIFCPKKSNEQEFSNQAKNGMSLCLQVSDLEAAIKHLHKLGYPPPGEILTASHGREIYAYDPAGNRLIIYQPYSK
- the psb29 gene encoding photosystem II biogenesis protein Psp29: MNNVRTVSDTKRAFYTIHTRPINSIYRRVVEELMVEMHLLSVNVDFNYDPIFALGVVTSFDRFMQGYVPEQDKQSIFNAICKALEQDPHKYRQDAERLEAFAKNASIEEIIGWLSQTNVPPSAGDLQPQLEAIAHNSRFKYSRLFAIGLFTLLEVGSPDLIKDEKQRLEVLQKICPALHLPEDKVQKDLDLYRSNLEKMAQARIVLEDTLKADRKKREERAQAVGTTPPSSKE
- a CDS encoding chromophore lyase CpcT/CpeT; this encodes MSVSTEIMTLAGYLAGEFDNKAQAIEEPAWYVHLRLWKRPLPVQLFSQNSLILFAEQANIVSLDKPYRQRILEIGPSADGGVQVQYHQLKDPAAFRGAGANPELLSRLTPDDMEFLPGCTLKVTQQPLEAGEYQYQATLRPGARCCFTYQEEIRQVSLGFEATPAQLLVYDKGIDPATGKALWGALLGPFRFTKCQDFSRELPIEKS
- a CDS encoding STAS domain-containing protein, producing the protein MIHIEQKTHTTQDGTTVIVLAPTGRLDITTAWQFRLKLQECISKLSRHIVVNLGQVNFIDSSGLTSLVAGMRDADKVKGSFRICNVHPEAKLVFEVTMMDSVFEIFETEEEALEGVPRAS
- the hemF gene encoding oxygen-dependent coproporphyrinogen oxidase, producing the protein MTVSVTSEAITSASLPGKDSRERVSQFMKQLQDEICKGLEELDGQSTFIEDSWERPEGGGGRSRVIREGGVFEQGGVNFSEVWGTQLPPSILTQRPEAAGHGFYATGTSMVLHPRSPYIPTVHLNYRYFEAGPVWWFGGGADLTPYYGFAEDAAHFHTTFKKACDNHHNEYYPVFKKWCDEYFYLKHRNETRGVGGIFFDYQDGFGELYRGPDQNGPAAHHSREIGSPTPRNWEDLFAFIQDCGRSFLPAYQPIVERRRQMEYGENERNFQLYRRGRYVEFNLVYDRGTIFGLQTNGRTESILMSLPPLVRWEYGYQPEANSREAELYNTFLKPQDWANWTPTQHS